One genomic segment of Helianthus annuus cultivar XRQ/B chromosome 14, HanXRQr2.0-SUNRISE, whole genome shotgun sequence includes these proteins:
- the LOC110906161 gene encoding AT-hook motif nuclear-localized protein 14: MSFMQQSKQEMCVLSASGSITNATLRQPATSAGNITYEGRFDILSFCGSYIRTDLGGTGGLSVCLSSNDGQIIGGGVDGPLIAAGPVQVIVGSFSIEGKKESTAILKGDTSTNKLPSPNVGPSVPNLSFLSGPDTSGRNVVGGSDEQQNIDGYQFMIQNRNVPVSDWRPNNDSRNTAGYDFSGRLNHGAQQSPKSGDYDRFQD, encoded by the exons ATGTCGTTTATGCAACAAAGCAAGCAAGAGATGTGTGTCCTCTCAGCATCTGGTTCAATCACGAATGCAACGTTACGCCAGCCAGCCACATCCGCAGGCAACATTACTTATGAG GGTCGTTTTGACATCCTATCATTCTGCGGATCTTACATACGTACTGATCTGGGTGGCACGGGTGGATTAAGCGTCTGTTTGTCTAGTAACGACGGACAAATCATAGGTGGCGGTGTTGATGGGCCGTTGATAGCCGCAGGTCCTGTCCAG GTAATCGTTGGCTCATTTTCTATCGAGGGTAAGAAAGAAAGTACTGCTATCTTAAAAGGCGATACATCTACAAACAAGTTGCCATCACCAAATGTGGGGCCGTCGGTTCCAAACTTGAGCTTCCTATCGGGACCAGACACTTCTGGAAGAAATGTAGTCGGTGGCAGTGATGAGCAACAAAATATCGACGGGTACCAGTTCATGATCCAGAATCGAAATGTGCCTGTAAGCGATTGGAGGCCTAACAATGATTCTAGGAACACTGCTGGTTATGATTTCTCAG GAAGATTGAATCATGGGGCACAACAGTCACCAAAGAGTGGGGATTATGATCGTTTTCAAGACTGA